TTCTGTGTGGTTTTCACGAAGCGACTTTAATGTGTCAGAGTGTTTACAACAGACTCAATCCGGGTAAAAAATTCGTTCTTAAATATACAACCGTGAGTGGTGTAGACGGATTCGACGGAAGTAGAAAAGAAGCTGAGAAGGCAGTTGTGAAAAAAATTGACTAAATTTGTTGCCGGTTGAAGGTTAGTAGTTAAGAATGACAAATGCCATCAGCTACAAACAAATCAACAATCAACAAAAATGAGCGATATAAATATAAAGATCACCGATAGGGAAGGGGTGACTCATGATGTGGTAGCACCTACGGATATGTCCATGAATTTAATGGAAATCATCCGTTCGTATGAATTAGCAGAAGAAGGAACTATCGGAGTTTGTGGAGGAATGGCGATGTGCGCTTCTTGTCAGGTTTACGTGGTAAACGATCCGGGTCTTGAGCCTATGGGCGATGAAGAAGATGCAATGCTTGCCGAAGCTTTCCATGTAAAAGATAACAGCAGATTGGGTTGCCAACTGCACATGGTAATGGAAATGGAAGGTCTTGAAGTAGAAATTGCTCCTTATCCTTAGAAAGTTTTTAACTTAAAATATAAAAACTCCTGAAGATTTTTCTTCGGGAGTTTTTTTGTTATAGATTGATTAGCTTATAATTCCTCTCGTAACCAATCAAAATATACTTTATCAAAAAATTTAGGCTCAATATCTAAATTTTCTATTTCATCTTCATTACATGGATATGCATGTGCTATTTGTCCTGATTTATTGATTTCAAATAACATTAAATTTGTTTCGATACCTGTATTTGAAATTCCTATACTTTTGTCTACTTTAACACCAAATCTTAAATTTTCACTGTGTAAAATTAAATCAAAATATTCTGTAAAAGAATCTAAAAGTATAGGTTCTAAATGAGATTCGTTTATTTCAGAGAAAAAGTAGGAAATATTTTTTTTGAGGGCTAATTTTATAATATCGGCTTTGTTAATTTTGCTTGTTAAATAATGTTTTGGATAATCTTTTGAACTTGCCATTTTTGAATGAAATACTCTGGTAGCATTCATAAAGTCAATTTTTGCGGTATTAATCCATCTAATTAAATTAAAGCCAACACGTTTAAATTCGTCTAAATCTTCAGTATAAAAAAGACTAGAATCTTCTTCATATACTTCTCTTATGAAATCTTCCTCATTTGC
The sequence above is a segment of the Chryseobacterium sp. MYb264 genome. Coding sequences within it:
- a CDS encoding ferredoxin, with amino-acid sequence MSDINIKITDREGVTHDVVAPTDMSMNLMEIIRSYELAEEGTIGVCGGMAMCASCQVYVVNDPGLEPMGDEEDAMLAEAFHVKDNSRLGCQLHMVMEMEGLEVEIAPYP